A single genomic interval of Pyrobaculum arsenaticum DSM 13514 harbors:
- a CDS encoding nucleotidyltransferase domain-containing protein, whose protein sequence is MAVVEWRRRLREEALRRAAEVASRVRGTVFLVGSFARGDFSEDSDVDLLIIGEFREPPHRRLLDVWAAGVEIIALTAAEALNAVEKCYPIAEDVAIGVVLKDDLALAAELVSRARKCSKTR, encoded by the coding sequence ATGGCGGTTGTTGAGTGGAGGAGGAGGCTGAGAGAAGAGGCTTTGAGAAGGGCGGCGGAGGTGGCGTCTAGAGTAAGAGGGACGGTCTTCTTGGTGGGCTCCTTTGCCAGAGGAGACTTCTCCGAGGACAGCGATGTGGATTTGTTGATCATCGGCGAGTTTAGAGAGCCGCCACACCGCCGGCTTTTAGACGTCTGGGCCGCGGGCGTTGAGATAATTGCGCTCACCGCGGCTGAGGCGCTCAACGCCGTGGAGAAGTGCTACCCCATTGCGGAGGATGTGGCCATTGGCGTCGTGCTTAAAGACGACTTGGCCTTAGCCGCCGAGCTGGTAAGCCGCGCGAGGAAGTGCTCCAAGACGCGGTAG
- a CDS encoding HEPN domain-containing protein, whose product MDHEEFRRWIDMAERTLRSAERDMEAGDYNWACFKAHQAAEFATKALLYGVGKPSRGHSVLRLLREASAFVEVGEKVLEHAALLDKFYVPTRYVDAWSEGIPYEYYTRGDAEAAVRAAERIIAFVKEAWRLLSGGGG is encoded by the coding sequence GTGGATCATGAGGAGTTCAGACGTTGGATAGACATGGCTGAGAGGACGTTGCGGTCTGCGGAGAGGGACATGGAGGCAGGGGACTACAACTGGGCCTGCTTTAAGGCTCACCAAGCGGCCGAGTTCGCCACCAAGGCGTTGCTGTACGGCGTGGGAAAGCCGTCGAGGGGACACTCTGTGCTGAGGCTTTTGAGGGAGGCCTCCGCGTTTGTTGAGGTGGGCGAAAAGGTGCTGGAGCACGCCGCGTTGCTAGACAAGTTCTACGTCCCCACAAGGTATGTAGACGCCTGGAGCGAGGGGATTCCCTACGAGTACTACACGCGAGGAGACGCGGAAGCCGCAGTGAGAGCCGCCGAGAGGATAATCGCCTTCGTCAAGGAAGCATGGCGGTTGTTGAGTGGAGGAGGAGGCTGA